In the Panthera leo isolate Ple1 chromosome C2, P.leo_Ple1_pat1.1, whole genome shotgun sequence genome, CGGGAAGCCCGTTcgtgcaaaggcctggaggcaggCTTGCAGCTGTTGCCACGCAGCCTGCAGGGCCCGGGCATGCAGCATCCCAAAGAGCAGGAAACCGTTGACGGCCAGGTGAGTCAGCCGCATGTGTGTGCCATGCCTCGCCAGGTTTTGAGGATCCAGGTTGTAGTACAAGAAGTTGGCGGGTGTCAGAACAAGGGTAGTGGATCTAGATGGACTGGAGAAATACCAGCTGTCCACAGCCACAAACACCGCTGCCACGAGGGTTGCCCCTGGGAGCAGCTCCAGGGCTTCCTTCGTCAGTGACTTGAAGCCAGGGTTTGTGGCTCCACAAATGCTCCAGAGGAAGAGCGGGACCAGAGCAAAGGCCAGAAACGTGGGCCGGTTGAAGAAGCCGGCAGCCACGACGCCCCCGAGAAGCCAGCTGTGCCACCAGGGGCCTGGAGCAGGCTTCTTGGGTGTGGGGCTCCAAGCTAACCGGGGGGACACCAGCACCAGCAGCCAGGCAAAGAGCAGTCCCTCGATGGTGTTGGAGAAGGTCCTTGTGTAGAAGACCAGAGTGACGTAGGAACCAGACAGCAGGACCAGGGCGTTCCAGCGCTCTGCCCCCCACAGCGGGGCCAGGTGGTACACGGCCATGTCCAGAGCAAAGGAGAGGGCAGTGAGGAGGAGCCGGGGTCCTACCAGCAGCACGTAGCCGCTCACCGGGCCCGGCCATGGCCCCCACTGTTCCCAGAGCCTGAGCAGCCAGAAGGCAGAGCCGGAGGTCAGCAGTGGGAAGACCACCGTGCGGCAGGAGCTGGTGGGGTGAAACTCCCATGGCCGTGCAGCTTCTATACCCAGGATGTCCTCTGCGGACAGAGAAGTGGAGATGAGCCAGGTCCAAGCTCAGGGCACGTGGGAGACAAAATTCTAGGATGGCCCCGAGATTTTCCCAGCCGCTAGTGAACATGGCCTGCACGATCCCTGGGACTCTGAAGATGGTGGCTGTCACTCCTGTGGTTAGGTTATGTCACAGAGGATGGCTGACCATTAGACAGGGGGTAACCCCGTGTGGGCCCGACGTAACCACACGAGCCTTTTGAAAGCAAAGAGTTTTCTCAGCTGGTGGTGGAAGAGGACATCAGAGAATCAAACCATGGGGATTTGGTGCACCACTGCTGGCTCAAAGGTGGAGGGCCCCTGGCAGGGAATGTGGGTGGCCTCCAGTTCCATAGCGGCAAATTTGTCCAACTGACAAGAATGAGCCTCGAAGCAGATTTCCCCCCAGAGCTTCCAGACAAGATCTCAGCCTGGCCCagaccttgatttcagacttgtgaCATGCTGAGCGGAGAGCCCCTACCTGACTTCTGATTTATAGAACCATGATTTATTAAGCAGCAACAGAAATGAACATAGGGAGCTCAGCCCTTCCGAGATCCCCCTGTGAAGGGGGCAGGAGGAACCATGCCTGGGAAGCGAGGGGACACTGTGCCCTGGGCAGGGtgtggggagagcagggggaggctCCAGTCACAGAGTGCTAAAGCCTCCAACATCAGAGTCAAAAACCCGTCTCTGTGATGATGGTTGTCATCTAGGACAGGCATGTGAGACAGGGGAAGGAAACGAGCGGTTGTGGTTATGGTCAGAAGTGACTTCAGTGTTGCCTATGATACTTaagatttttagaagaaaaatgtattcaagCAGTACTTATGTAATTAACCTGCTTGCTCCCCGGGGCTGGTCTGTGCCCCTGTGCCCCAGTGTCCCAGAGTTCTGAGGGGTGGGTGAGGgaaaccaactcttaatttctgcaTCTCAGCTCCAAGCCCCACAATATCTCATGCCTGATTAACACTGCTGGCTGTTTAGGGCTCTTTGCTTCTcctacttattttacttattcctATGGCCTCTtggctgttttctctttctacGTCAGAAGgtgaaagggaaacagaaaatctaGGATCAGATCAACCTGGCTGCTTTTTTTTAGTGGCcacgtttttaaaaagtgtggaaAAGACTGGACATTTCACCTTAAGAAATGAATCCACCTGTTAAGCCCTATGACAGAGATAGATGCATGCCTCCCCAATATCCATccattccctccctctttcctttcttctctccttccttccctccctcccttctttcttccttccctccctccttccttcatctctttAGTTGGGCACATATCTGACCACATATAGTTGGTCAGATATAAAGAGTATTTTTCAGGGGCACtcggctggcttagtcagtggagcatgtgactcttgatcttgtggttgtaagtttgagtcccacaatgggtgcagagattacttaaaaataaaatctttatggggggcctgggtggctcagtcagttgggcatccaactcttggtttcggctcaggttatggtctcacagttcgtgggttcaagccccacctcaggctccatgctgatattcagagcctgcttgggactctctctctctctctgccactcccctgctctctctctcaaaataaataaacaaacaaactttaaaacataaaataaaatctttaggggcacctgggtggctcagtcagttaagcatccaacttcacctcagatcatgatctcatagtccatgagttggagccctgtgttgggctctgtgctggcagctcagagcctggagcttgctcgggattccatgtctccctctctctctgcacctgatCCACTcaagctctgcctctctttctcaaaattaatacattaaaaaaaattttaagggacgcttgggtggctcagtcggttgggcgtccgactttggctcaggtcatgatctcacagttcgtgggttcgagccccgcatcgggctctgtgctgacagctcagagcctggagcctgcttcagattctgtgcctccctctctctctgaccctcccccgttcatgctctgtctctctctgtctcaaaaataaataaacattaaaaaaaaattaaaaaaaatttttttaattaaaaaaataaaataaaataaaatcttaaaaaaaaagactatttttcagCATCCTTTGCAACTGGGTGTGGTCGTGTAATACATCCTGACCAATGGCATGGAAATGAGCAAAAAGTATGTGACATTCAAAATATGTCCATTAAAGAGAGCAGGCATGCCCATCTCCTTTCCAATAGCTGGAAAGACTTGATTTTAGACTTGATGGCTGGAGCTCAAGCAGCCATCTTGAACCATGAGAAAGAAGCCATGTGCCCACAGCATCTGAAAAGCCTCAAGGTCTCTGGCAACCATCCTCATGATGTGTCCTACACCACCCAGCAGATACATTCTAACAAGTGAGCATTCCAGGCCTGGATTCCCTCAGCCCTTATATGAACCCAGAGAAGAAAAGTTTCATGATCTCAGACCACATCCTGTGTAAGTTTCCCTAAGCATCTGGGAAGCCCAACTCTAAAATCTCTCCACTGAATAGTACAAAACTGCTTTCATTCAGAATAACCTGTGCTATTGGTCCAAGCAGGAAAACATCAGAGGCTGGCATTTTCTTAGTATCATCCAGAAAATCAATGTCACCAGTCAGGGAGGAGATGCGAAATCCCCACTCCCAAGTTCTCACTCCAGAGAGGCTCATGGAATTACTACTCGTCCACACAGACAtgtttctccctccccactgaaTATCCAATCAGCAATAGTCCAGACTCTGTGGCAACTTATCCTAACCGCACACAGGGAGCTTACCCGCCATGACCTCAGGTGACTGGAAGAACTCATCTGGGTGCACATAGCCCGTCTGCGGAAGGAGACACCACAGCAGACGGAGCAGGCTGAGGCTGCCCCACAGGGCCCTGAGTGCCATCTTCAGGTCAAACTTGCTGCCAAGACACTGGGCCAAGAGCCTAGAATGGCTTCTCAGTTGCTCCAGACGCAATTCTGGTTCCACAGATCTGCATCTGCTGACAATAGCGTTTGTTAGTTATAAGGTAAATTATGATACGTCCAATTGCCTGgacaaactcaaaatgggtttgcatacaataaaaatgttaataatagctGCTATTTACTAAGTGCCCGTTAAGTAGTAGGAACTTAACACCCGTATCTCATTTTGTCCTTTCTACATTTCGGGGCAGTGGgtcttattatctccattttacatataGGGAAAGTGAGACCTCTATTGAATGACGTGGTCACTGCTAACCATATTTGTTAAGAGTCTATCTGCAAATAGGATCTGCAGACCCTCCAAATATGGTTCTCACAGCCCCATCCTGTTCACCAGCTCCTGTCCACGGGCACGGCAGCCTGTCTCTTGCCCATGTGAAAACTGTCGGAACCTCAATGCATTCCATCCATTTCCCTGCAAACATAAAATCTATTTGACCCCATTGTCTCCAGTCACTCCCTCCAACCTTCACACACCCTGAAATTGACCTTTCGGAAGGTGATAAGAACTTACTGCTATggcctgaatgtttgtgccctgccccattcatatgttgaaatcctaatgcccgaTGTAATAATGTCAGAAAGGTGGGGCCTTCGGGAGGGAGCCCTCCTGAAtaggattagtgttcttataaaagagatctCACAGAACTCCCTCATCCTCTCCAACGTGTGAGGGCACCTTGGGAAAGTGTGGACTATATGCCAGGGAGAGGGCCCCTCACCATGCccgcaccttgattttggacttcccaggctCTAGAACTGCGAGAAATAAATTCTgtggtttataagccacccagtctgtgtattttgttatagcagcctgggCACACAAAGACACTTTCTCTTGCTCAGGATTCTCACTCCCTGGACTCAAAAATCAGtaggggggcgtctgggtggctcagtcggtaaagcagctgacttcggctcaggtcatgatctcgcggtccgtgagttcgagccctgcgtcgggctctgtgctgacagctcagagcctggagcctgtttcggatgctgtgtctccctctctctgacccgcccccgttcatgctctgtctctctctgtctcaaaaataaataaacgttaaaaaaaaaaaattaaaaaaaaaatcagtaggaaTCTGAGCCCTTTACATGATGAACCTATATATCAGCACCTGCATATCATCTCTGGTGAACAGAAAAACAAGTTTGACTCTCCTCCAAGAATACATATGATGACTGTTTCCTGactttgatattttattaaggtatttatttatttattcatttatgtatttatttattatttggagacagagtgaAATGGGGAGAGGGGTCGAGAGAAGGGGGAtacagagtatccaaagcaggttctgtactgacagcaggtagcccaatgccgggcttgaactcacaaacaatgagatcatgacctgagccaaagtcagacgcttaacgactgagccacccaggcgcccatatatTTTAAAGCCTGACCTTAAACAGCTATTGTTCTCAGGTGGAATATGTCATAGCAGGGATGAGACAGGGAAGCAACAGAACAGGAATCTAGCAGATCCTGACAAGGAGCCTCTTGACACTCACTAACACTTCAAGGAGTTTGAAAGATAACTTTTTGCATCCTCTCCTCGAACTTTCGAACTGCATTGTACAGACTCTTTTTCCAGAACTGAGAGACTAAGAGAATCAAAGACCGAGTTAACACGATCCAACTGATGGTCCTTAGGACCCAATACCAACCTGTCATTACCGAAACATTTGAGTAAAattcacaactgcaaagaaaagaccaccccccccccacccccacaccattCCCAGGACCAGCCAGGGCGTgaccggttgtggtctgacctaaaggcgggaaccaatcaagttctgctgagtgttcaaatttaaatgtcaaccaataacagctctgtaaccgggaaaaatccctaacttgtttgtgcctgtctataaaagaagctgtaagatcctcgctcgggacctcttagcgtcaccggtaACGAGTGCGCTGAGGTCCGGGTTCAAACCTGCAATAAAttacccttgccgcttggctttgactctggactctggtggtttgttttcgggggtcTCTAGAATCGGGGCATATCAGAACCAGTGACTATCCTGACTTTTAGAGATAAGGTGAGGCCAAACTTAATGCTGGAATGCAGGCAAGGATCCCATTCCTTCCCAATCAATGCCTGAAAGAGAACTTCAAGtacctccattttgaccttaGTCTGTACTTTCTAACTGATCaaattcttctttccagcttatcccTTAACTCAGGCAAGAGACCTTGCGGGCAAAGCATCCCATGGTGGGAACCAAAGCTACCCCTTCATGAAAGCAATAaggactgccctgagccagcaagaccccaTGTGACTGACCCCAAGACAATGATCtacctgacctttactgcccaccCGCATGTACCCACAATGTTAGTCCACTGTCTCCCCAGTGCTGGCCTCCCTGAAATAagttccttttctgtttcaaCCACacttgtctctctgcctttggattttgtcagtggtGAGTGACTGAATCTGGTCTGTTTCGGATCCTCGGAGCTAGGAGCTCTTGCACCTCTGTGCCCTGGTTACAAGCCCTCACTTTAACTTTCTTTCCAGGCTGGAATTCAAAGTGCACTGTAATTTAACAGCTCACAGGATGATGTTGCGggtttggttttcagcagtttcaGCCCTGCAGGTAATAGGGGAGAAGGGTCTCTTTCAGGGCATGCAAAAGTCATTTTATGAGGACCTTGAGCTGGGAATTTGAAGCCCAGCAAAGGCATCATATACACGTCACCCAAAACCTTCCCTGGGGTATCTCTAATGCCACATCACTCCATGGACTACCAGTGCCCTCCTTACCACTTGAAATAGAGTCATTTAAATCTAAtcaggctaggggcacctgggtggctcagttggttaagcgtccaacttcagctcaggtcacgatctcacagttcgtgcatttgagccccgtgtcgggctctgtgctgacagcccagagcctggaacctgcttcagattctgtgtctccctctctctctgcccctcccctgctcactcactctctctctctctctctctctctctctctctcaaagataaataaacatttaaaaaaatcaaatacaatcAGGCTAGAGAACCAATTCTAGAAAACCCAGAACCTCTATTCAAAAAATTCATCTTTAAGATTCTGTTCCTCTAGAACCCTTACAGTAACAAAATCTTAGGGTtcaaccagagaaagagaacTGGTAGGAGATATACATTAAGATTTACTGCAAGGAATTGGTTTATGCACTTGGGGGGGCTGGCTAGGCAAATCTGAAGTCGATAGGGTAGACTGTTAGGAAGACCAGGAAACTCTAGGGAGGAGATAAAGCTGTAGTTCGTAGAGGAGGGAAGCTTCTTGTTCAGGAACACCTTGGTTCGTTCCAAAGGCCTTTCAACTGATTCTCTCAGGTCTAGACAGATTATCTAGAATAACGTCCCTTATTTAAAGTCAAATGTTTGTGGACTTTTATtgcatctacaaaataccttcacgaCAACATTTAGATTCATGTTTGACTAACTGGGGGCTATCGCTTAGTCAAGCTGACACGCACAAAAACGGACTATCACACGCTAAATAATTCAGTGTTTATAACTGTGTTTGCATTTTAGACCAATGGGAGAATTCTTTATGCAACTTAACAGTGACTCACTTCCTGTACTCAACATTCTGTTAATGGTGTTCCCTGTAGCTGTAGTTCCCCTGTGGTATTCCACtggagatatagagatatagactAAAATTTACTTATTCTTCTTACTGTTGTTTATCTGCTAGAGCATCTCTGAGTGTTGACACATTTTTCTATTCCTACGAATGctgctgctacaaacattcttATACAGGAGTTCTCTGACGTACATATATAGAAATGGAACCCCTGAGTCTTGGGTGTGCAGGCTTTCAACTTCATTAAAGAATGCCCAACTCTTTTTCCAAAGGTCCTGCCAGCCAGCAAATATTATAGTGCCCGCTGCTTCACATGCTCCTTtacgcttgggattctctaacATTTTGATTTTGTGAATCTTTTGGGTATTTACATGCATTTCCCTGAATACCAGTGCGGTCGAACACCTTTCAAATGTTTGGGGaacatttttgttcttctgtggAAATCCTTCTGACCATTTTTTCTTAGTATGtgtaggaattctttttttttttttttaattttttttaacgtttatttatttttgagacagagagagacagagcatgaacaggggaggggcagagagagagggagacacagaatccgaaacaggctccaggctctgagctgtcagcacagagcccgacgcggggcttgaactcacggaccgtaagatcatgacctgagccgaagtcagacacctaaccgaccaagccacccaggcgccccattctttttttttttttaatgtttttttatcctttttttatgttgatttatttttagagacagggagagacagcaggggagaggcacagagagagggagacagagatctgaagcaggctccgtgctgacagcagagatccagacatggggctcaaactcacaaaccgcaggaccatgacctgagctgaagtcggatgcttaacccactgagccactcaggtgcccctccaacatttactttttaatggtCCATTTTGGTAGACATTCCGTGGATGCTTGAGAGCACCATATATCCTACAGTTATTGGATACATAGTTCTACACATACATGTTCATTAGATCAAGTTTGTTAACTGTGTTCCTCAAACCTTTTATATCTTTAATGATTTTCCATTACTTATTCTACAAATCACAGAAACGTGTGTCAAAAAATAGCTCATGAGTAGCGAACTTGTCTAGTCTTCcttgtaattttgtcattttagctCAGTTTTGAAGCTGtgtcattgtttttataaattataagtttagaattgttggggtgcctggctggctcagttggtaaagcatgcaattcttgatcttggggctataagttcaagccccacattgggtataaagattacttaaaaataaatattttttaaaacttttatttttaaaaataataaataaaataaaataacaaaaaattttaaaaataaaataataaacagagagcatgcaaatgagcgagcaggggaggagcagagaggagaaagagaatcccaagcagagagaaagagagagaaagagagtgccaAACAtgttccacactatcagtgcagaacccacgaaccatgagatcgtgacctgagccgatatcaagagttgaatgtttaattgactgagccacccaggcaaccccaaatcttttttttttaattaaatgtttatttatgtattttgagagagaaagaaagcattcgGACAtgatcggggaggggcagagagagagggagagagaatcccaagcaggttctgtggcacagtgcagagcccgatgcagggctcaatctcatg is a window encoding:
- the PIGZ gene encoding LOW QUALITY PROTEIN: GPI mannosyltransferase 4 (The sequence of the model RefSeq protein was modified relative to this genomic sequence to represent the inferred CDS: deleted 1 base in 1 codon; substituted 1 base at 1 genomic stop codon); translation: MQICGTRIASGATEKPFXALGPVSWQQVDLKMALRALWGSLSLLRLLWCLLPQTGYVHPDEFFQSPEVMAEDILGIEAARPWEFHPTSSCRTVVFPLLTSGSAFWLLRLWEQWGPWPGPVSGYVLLVGPRLLLTALSFALDMAVYHLAPLWGAERWNALVLLSGSYVTLVFYTRTFSNTIEGLLFAWLLVLVSPRLAWSPTPKKPAPGPWWHSWLLGGVVAAGFFNRPTFLAFALVPLFLWSICGATNPGFKSLTKEALELLPGATLVAAVFVAVDSWYFSSPSRSTTLVLTPANFLYYNLDPQNLARHGTHMRLTHLAVNGFLLFGMLHARALQAAWQQLQACLQAFARTGFPRALGGWSLLSSPRPCLLLLYFMPLALLSAFSHQEARFLIPLLVPLVLLCSPQAQSVPCKGTLVLFNSLGALFFGCLHQGGLVPGLEHLEQVVHAPVLPSMPTHYTLLFTHTYMPPRHLLHLPGLGSAVEVVDMGGTEDWVLCRALNNFTRQPACQVAGGPWVCRLFVVTPGTTRPAMEKCHFPLKSEALLFPHLTLEDPPALSSLLSGAWRDHLSLHILELGEKPDNVTEKSLPKMQP